The genomic stretch TCGTACAGCTCGGCCAGCTCCGCCGCAGCCGGGGTGCCGGAGGTGAGCGCGGCGACGACCGGCAGCGACTTCTTGCGGGCGGCGAGGTCCGCGCCGGCCGGTTTGCCGGTGCGCCGCGGGTCGCCCCATATGCCGATCACGTCGTCGATCAGCTGAAAGGCGAGCCCGGCCTCACGGCCGAACGCGTCCATGGCCTCGACGTCCTCCCGCGTGGCACCCGCGTACAGCGCGCCGAGGGCGCAGGCGCAGCCCAGCAGCGCTCCCGTCTTGGCCTCGGCCATGGCGAGCGCCTCGTCGAGGCCGACCTCGCCGCAGGCCCGCTTCTCCATGGCGGTGTCCGCGTGCTGCCCCTCGCACAGTTCGACGACACAAGCGGCGAGCCGGGCGGCGGCCGCGGTGGACGCCGGATGCGGGTCCTCGGCGAGCAGTCGCAGGGCGAGCGCCTGGAGGGCGTCCCCGGCGAGAATCGCGTCGGCGTCGCCGAACACGGTCCACGCGGTGGGCCGGTGCCGTCTGGTGGTGTCCCGGTCCATCACGTCGTCGTGCAGCAGCGTGAAGTTGTGCACCAGCTCCACCGCCGCCGCGGCCCGTACGGCGGCCTTGCGGGCCGGGGGTCCGCCGAGCGCCTCGGCCGCGGTGAGGACGAGCGCGGGGCGGATCGCCTTGCCCGCGTTGCCCGTCGCGGGGCTGCCGTCCGCGTGCTGCCAGCCGAAGTGGTAGAGCGCGGTCCGGCGCATGGCACCCGGCAACGATTCGATGGCAGACCGCAGTTCGGGGTCGACGGACCCCCGCGCGCGCTCCAGGATCGCCATGGCCTCCTGCCCGTCGAGCGGACCCGGCCCGGCGTGTGTCTGGGTCCCGATGGGCCTCCGCCTTTCACGCGTCTCGCTCGGTCGCCGTACCCCGAGGATGTACCCGCCCCGGAGGGCGGGGACACCGGTTGCCGGGGGCTGGGTCACTGCCAGCGCCCGATCTCGACGTTCTCCAGCACGCCGAGCGCGTCGGGCACGAGGACCGCGGCCGAGTAGTACGCGGTCACGAGGTACTTGATGATCGCCTGTTCGTTGATGCCCATGAACCGCACCGACAGGCTCGGCTCGATCTCGTCCGGGATGCCGGACTGCTGGAGTCCGATGACACCCTGCTCGGCCTCGCCGGTACGCATGGCGATGATCGAGGTCGTACGGGCCTCGGTGACCGGGATCTTGTTGCAGGGGAAGATCGGCACACCGCGCCAGGTGGGGATGCGGTTGCCTGCCATCTCGATGGACTCGGGGACGAGCCCGCGCTTGTTGAGCTCGCGGCCGAATGCGGCGATCGCGCGCGGGTGGGCGAGGAACAGCTTGGTGCCGCGACGCCTGCTCAGCAGCTCGTCCAGGTCGTCGGGGCTGGGCACACCGTCGTGCGGCTGAATCCGCTGGTCGTACTCGCAGTTGTTGAGCAGGCCGAACTCGCGGTTGTTGATGAGCTCGTGCTCCTGGCGCTCCTTGAGCGCCTCGACGGTCAGCCGGAGTTGCTGCTCTGTCTGGTTCATCGGCTGGTTGTAGAGGTCGGCCACGCGGGAGTGGATGCGCAGCACGGTCTGGGCGATGCTCAGTTCGTACTCGCGGGGGCGGGCCTCGTAGTCGACGAAGGTGTGCGGGATGTCCGGCTCTCCGCTGTGGCCGGAGGCGAGTTCGATCTCCTTCTCGCCGTACTTGTTGGCGCGCTGCGCGGGGATCGCGCGCTGCGCCTGGAGATGCTCGCGGAGCGAGTCGGCGCGTTCCGCGACCTGCTCGACGTCCTGGCGGGGCAGGACGAGGACGGTGCAGCCGGTGACCGTGCGGACCGTGTGCTCCCAGATGGCGTCCTCGGCGAGCAGGGCGTGGTCGCCGAGGTAGGCGCCGTCCGCCAGCACTCCGAGGGACTCGTCGTCGCCGTAGGGGCCGGTGCCGACCTTCTCCACGCGGCCGTGCGCCAGCAGATAGACCTCGTCGGCGGGGCTGCCGAAGGAGGCGAGCACCTCGCCCGCGGCGAGTTCGCGCTGCTGACAGCGCTGGGCGAGCTCGGCGAGCACGTCCTGATCCTCATAAGAGCGCAGCGCGGGCAGTTCGCCCAGTTCGGCGGGGATGACCTCGACCCGGTCACCGGTCTTCACAAAGGTGATACGGCCGTCCCCCACGGCGTAACTGAGGCGGCGGTTGACTCGGTAAGTGCCGCCCTGCACATTCACCCACGGCAGCATGCGCAGCAGCCAGCGTGAGCTGATCTCCTGCATCTGGGGTGCGGACTTGGTCGTGGTGGCCAGGTTCCGCGCTGCGGCAGTGCCGAGACTCTGCTGCGGCTTGCTCTCGTCAGTGCGGATCTCTTCGCCTACCGACATAAGGAATTGCCCTCCCGGTCATGCACCGACGCCGAAGTGCACCGGTGCATCGATTCGCAGGACCAAGCCTTCCTCACGGAACGTGTTCGTGCTATTACACGAAAGAGCGGGAATGGATCACTGCCGGTTGGGCACGTGGCCCGTTCCGTCCCCCGCTGCCACGCCGGGCGACAATGGCACGGTGACCAGCCTCGACGTCCTTCATCCCCGGCTTCCCTCGCCGCTCGACGAGGTCGTCGACGACCGGTTCGCCCGCTTCGGCGTCCGTCTGCTGCTCAAGCGCGACGACCTGATCCACCCGGAGCTGATCGGCAACAAGTGGCGCAAACTCGCGCCGAACCTCACCGCGGCGGCCGGCCGGACCGTCCTCACCTTCGGCGGCGCGTACTCCAACCATCTGCGCGCCACGGCCGCCGCGGGCCGCCTCCTCGGCCTCCCCACGGTCGGCGTGGTCCGGGGCCAGGAACTGGCGGACCGCCCCCTCAACCCCTCCCTCGCCCGCTGCACGGCCGACGGCATGCGCCTGCACTTCGTCGACAGATCGACGTACCGACGAAAGACGGAGGCGGACGCCCTGGCGGCGATCCTGCGCGCGGCGGGCGCCGAGGAGGCGTATGTCGTCCCGGAGGGCGGCAGCAACGCCCTCGCCGTGCTCGGCTGCCAGGCCCTCGGCCAGGAGCTCCGGGGCCGCGCCGACCTCGTCGCCCTCGCCTGCGGCACCGGCGGCACCCTCGCCGGCCTGGCCGCGGGCCTCGCCCCCGACCAGCGGGCGCTCGGCGTCCCCGTCCTGATGGGCGGCTTCCTGACGGACGAAATACGGGCCCTCCAGCACACCGCGTTCGGCGGCCCCCGCGGCACCTGGACCCTCGACGACCGCTTCCACTTCGGCGGCTACGCCCGCACCACCCCCGAACTGGAAGCCTTCGCCACCGACTTCGAGCACCGCCACGCCGTACCGCTCGAGCGTCTGTATGTCGCCAAGCTGCTGTACGGCCTGCTCACCCTCGTCGAGGAGGGCGCGTTCCCGCGCGGGACGACGATCGTGGCGGTCGTCACCGGCCGCCCGTTCCCGTAGACGCGCGGCCCCGTCACTCCGCCTCCCGGAACGCCGCCGCCTCCTCCAGGTCCAGCCGGCGGAGCAGGGTGCGGAGCATTTCGTCGTCGATGTAGCGCAGGTCCCGGAGCTTGACGAAGACCTCGCGTTCGGCGCTGATCATCTCCCGGGAGAGTCGCCGGTAGGTGTCGTCGACCGTTTCGCCGGTGACCGGGTTGACCTGGCCGAGGCGTTCCCAGACGGCGTTGCGGCGGCGTTCGAGGACGGTGCGCAGCCGGTCGGCGAGCGGGTCCGGCAGGGCGTTGCGCTCGTCGGAGAGGAGTTCGTCCAGGCGCCGTTCGGCGGCCCGGGACGCCTGCGCCTGGGCGTTGGCCTCGGCGAGGGTCTCGGCCTGGACGTCGCGGCCGGGCAGTTTCAGCATCCGGATCAGCGGGGGCAGTGTGACGCCCTGGACGACCAGGGTTCCGATGACCGTGGTGAAGGTCAGGAACAGGATCAGATTGCGCTCGGGGAAGTCCTCGCCGCCGTGCACGGTGAGCGGGATGGAGAAGGCGATGGCCAGGGAGACCACGCCGCGCATGCCCGCCCAGGCGATGATGAACGGCGCCTTCCAGGTGGGGTTCTCCTCCCGCTTCCGGATCCGCGCCGACAGCATGCGCGGCAGGAACGTCGCCGGGTAGACCCAGACGAACCGGGAGACCACGACCACCAGGAAGATCGCGATCGCGTACCAGGCGGCGCGCCCGCCCTCGTACTCGCCGAGGTCCTTGAGGACCACCGGCAGCTGGAGTCCGATGAGCGCGAACACCGCCGATTCGAGGACGAAGGCAACCATCTTCCATACGGCCTCCTCCTGGAGGCGGGTCGCGAAATCGACCTCCCACGCGCGGTGCCCCAGATAGAGCGCGACGACCACCACGGCGAGCACTCCGGAGGCGTGCACCTGCTCGGCGACCGCGTAGGCGACGAACGGGATCAGCAGCGACAGGGTGTTCTGGAGCAGCGCCTCCTTCACATGGGTGCGCAGCCAGTGGATCGGCACCATCAGGACGAGACCGATGCCGATGCCGCCGATCGCCGCGACCAGGAACTCGCCGATCCCGCCGGCCCAGGTGGCGCCCTCGCCGACCGCGGCAGCGAGCGCCACCCGGTAGGCAGTGATCGCGGTCGCGTCGTTCACCAGGGACTCGCCCTGGAGAATCGTGGTGATCCGCGAGGGCAGCCCCACCCGGCGGGCGACCGCCGTGGCCGCGACCGCGTCGGGCGGCGCCACCACCGCGCCCAGCACCAGGGCCGCGGTCAGCGGCAGTTCCGGCACGATCATGTAGGCGGCCCAGCCCACCACGAACGTCGCGAAAAGCACGTACCCGACCGACAGCAGCGCCACGGGCCGCAGTTGCGCCCGCAGATCGAGATAGGAACTGTCGGTGGCGGCCGTGTGCAGCAGCGGCGGCAGGATGAGCGGCAGCACGATGTGCGGGTCGAGGGTGTACTCGGGCACCCCCGGCAGATACGACACCACCAGGCCCACAGTGACCAGCAGCAGCGGCGCCGGGACCGGGGTCCGCCGGGCGGCCGCGGCCACCACGGCGCTGCCCGCCACCAACAACAGCAGGGGCATCACGTCCATGGACCTCGCCCGCTCTCACTCATCCCGTTCGCCCACCCTGGTTTTTCCGCGCGGCCTTCCGCGCGCCCGTCGTAACCTGGCAATCATGAAACAGTGCACGCACGCCGATGCGCTGCCGCACCCGGAACCCGGTCCGCTCAGCGAGACCTGTCCGGAGTGCCTGGCGGACGGCACCCATCCGGTACAACTGCGGCTGTGCCTCACCTGTGGTCACATCGGCTGCTGCGACTCCTCGCCCGGACGGCATGCCGCCGGGCACCACAAGGATTCCGGTCATCCGGTGATGCGGACCTTCGAACCCGGCGAGAGCTGGCGGTGGTGCTTCGTGGACCACGTTCTGGTGTGACCGGTACGACTCCGGATCCGGACGGTTCGACCGTCTGACGCCTGGGTACGTCAACCCGGCGCGCGCTCTTCCCATTTGGGGCCGCCGAACCCCTAGCCACGGAGCGTATCCGTAGGTTTACTATGAGTGACAGCAGGGGGTTGGGGTCCCGGGGACAGAAAAGTTCGGAGCGCGATAGCGTCACCGCTGAACCACACATCGCGTTACCCCGGGGGGCGACCCTCGGCCCCGAAAAGCTTGTACCACCTTGGAGGTGAGGGTGTCCCAGATCGCAGGCGAGCCCGCGACCCAGGACTTCGTGGAAGTCCGGCTGCCGGCTGCGGGTGCCTACCTGTCGGTGCTGCGTACGGCGACTGCCGGCCTCGCGGCCCGTTTGGACTTCACCCTCGACGAGATCGAGGACCTGCGCATCGCAGTGGACGAGGCCTGCGCGATCCTGCTTCAGCAGGCCGTGCCCGGCTCGGTGCTCAGTTGTGTCTTCCGGCTCGTCGACGACTCGCTGGAGGTCACCGTCTCGGCGCCGACCACCGACGGTCACGCACCGTCACGAGACACCTTCGCCTGGACCGTGCTGTCCGCTCTCGCGGGCAAGGTCTCCTCCGCCGTGGACGACGACAAAACCGTTTCGATCAGCCTCTACAAACAGCGCGGCGCGGGACCCGGGCCGGCGTGAGGGACGGGGACGGGCCGGTGCGGGACGAAGAGCGCGGCACACGGGAGCTGCCGGCCGAGAACGCTGGCGACGCAGTCGCTCCGGGCGGTTCCCGACACTTGGCGGACGGCGTTGACGGCATTCCCGAGCAGGCCAGGCCGCACCCCGAGGACAACGCGGCCACCGCGCGGGCGGGTGTGCCGGACAGCGCCGTGCAGGACTCGCCTCACCAGAGGCAAATCGGGGGCACCCCCGGCCGGGCTGAGACTAGAGCTCGACAGAGGGCGACGGGCGGGACGATGAGCGAGCACCAGCGAGACGACGATCAGGCCGTGCCGGCCACGCAGCACGAGGCACCGGACCGGGAGCCGCAGGACCGCAGCGGGGCGCGCGCCATGTTCGTCGAGCTGCGCGAGCTGAAGGACGGCAGCCCGGAGTACGCGGAGCTGCGCAACCAGCTGGTCCGGATGCATCTGCCGCTCGTCGAGCACCTCGCCCGCCGCTTCCGCAACCGCGGCGAGCCGCTGGACGACCTCACCCAGGTCGCCACCATCGGCCTGATCAAGTCGGTCGACCGCTTCGACCCGGATCGCGGGGTGGAGTTCTCCACGTACGCGACCCCGACGGTCGTCGGTGAGATCAAGCGGCACTTCCGCGACAAGGGCTGGGCGGTGCGCGTCCCGCGCCGGCTCCAGGAGCTGCGCCTCGCACTGACCACGGCCACGGCGGAGCTGTCCCAGCAGCACGGCCGCTCCCCCACGGTCCATGAGCTCGCCGAGAAGCTGGCCATCTCGGAGGAGGAGGTGCTGGAGGGCCTGGAGTCCGCCAACGCCTACTCCACGCTCTCCCTGGACGTCCCCGACACCGACGACGAGTCGCCGGCCGTGGCGGACACCCTGGGCGCCGAGGACGAGGCGCTGGAGGGCGTCGAGTACCGCGAGTCCCTCAAGCCGCTGCTGGAGGATCTGCCGCCGCGCGAGAAGCGCATCCTGCTGTTGCGGTTCTTCGGCAACATGACCCAGTCGCAGATCGCCCAGGAGGTCGGCATCTCGCAGATGCATGTGTCGCGCCTGCTGGCGCGCACCCTGGCCCAGCTGCGGGAGAAGCTGCTGGTCGAGGAGTAGGTCCGCCAGGACCTACTGCGACGCGTTGCCGGGCCCCCGGATCCCGAGGGCCCTGGTGGTCTCCCCGTTCAGCAGCAGCACCAGCGCGGCGACGGCGACCACCGCGAGGGCGATCCCGGCCGGGATGGCCATGCTGTCGGCCTGGAGCAGGTTGTAGGCGACGGGCAGCGCCATGATCTGGGTGATGACGGCCGGACCGCGCGACCAGCTGCGCCGGGCGAGCAGCCCGCGGGCGGCCAGCAGGGGCAGCAGCGCCAGCACCACCAGCGTCACTCCGCCGGTGACGGCCTGCTGACGGTCGTCCGGGTCGCCGGTGAGCCCCAGGACGAGGATCCAGACCCCGCCGACCACCAGGGCGAGCCCCTCCAGCGCGGCGAGCGCCGCCGCGTACGTCAGCCGCCGCGGGCGGGGTCCGGCTTCCGGGGCGGGGTTCGCTTCAGCACTCACCCCTGAAGGGTAGCCGTCGCCTGGTCCGCCCCCGTGGGTGCCCGGGGCGTGCGACAGGCGCCCGTGGCAAGGTTCACGCACCGATTCTCATATTGGATCTCTGTTCGGTGTGGGATCGGTACCCCCCAGTAGGTACCCTGCCATCCATGCGTGCACTTCTCGTGGTCAATCCGGCGGCAACCACCACAAGCGCACGTACGCGCGATGTCCTGATCCACGCACTCGCCAGTGAGATGAAGCTGGAGGCGGTCACCACCGAGTACCGCGGCCATGCGCGCGACCTCGGCCGGCAGGCGGCGGAGAGCCAGAACATCGATCTGGTGGTGGCCCTCGGCGGCGACGGCACGGTCAACGAGGTGGTCAACGGCCTCCTGCACGCCGGCCCTGACCCCGAGCGCCTGCCGCGGCTCGCGGTGGTCCCCGGTGGGTCCACCAATGTCTTCGCCCGCGCCCTGGGTCTGCCCAATGAGCCGGTGGAGGCGACCGGCGTCCTGCTGGACGCGCTGAGCGAGAGCAGGGAGCGGACGGTCGGCATGGGCATCGCCGCGGGGACGCCGGGCACCGAGGACGAAGGGGTGCCCGAACGGTGGTTCACGTTCTGCGCGGGGCTCGGCTTCGACGCGGGTGTGGTCGGCCGGGTCGAGCAGCAGCGCGAGCGGGGCCGGAAGTCCACCCACGCCCTCTATATGCGCCAGGCCCTGCGTCAGTTCCTCCAGGAGCCGCACCGGCGGCACGGCACGATCACCCTGGAGCGGCCGGGCGCCGAACCGGTGACCGATTTGGTGCTCTCCATAGTCTGCAACACCGCTCCGTGGACCTATCTGGGCAATCGCCCGGTGTACGCGGCGCCTAAGGCTTCGTTCGATACGGGGCTCGACGTACTGGGTCTCAGCCGGATGTCCACGGTCGCGGTTGCCCGGTATGCGACCCAGTTGCTCACTTCGTCCCCCGAGCGGGGACCGCAGGGCAAGCATGCCGCCTCATTGCACGACCTGGACCAGTTCACCTTGCATTCGAAGGTCCCGTTGCCCCTCCAGATGGACGGCGACCACCTGGGACTGCGAACCAGCGTGACGTTCACAGGCGTACGCCGTGCACTGCGTGTGATTGTGTGAGCAGAAGGGGCCAAAGTCCTTTCACTCGAACGTTTAGGCCAGGGTCCACCCCATGGAAGTACGGCTGTGACCTAGTCGACACCGAGGAATCAAAAAAAACTTTCCGGAAGGGGTTGTATCCGCCGCTGAGGTTTGCGAGTCTCTACGTGGCGGTCGGGACAGCCCGCAACACCAGCGTCCACAGGCCACCGGAACCCCTCTTCAAAACCCAGGACCACGCCAGGGAAACCTGACGGTCGGCCCTTCACTTGTTGAGGGATTCGTGAAAGCGTTCACATTCACAAGCAACTTGCACGTAATACCAAGGAGAGGTAGCAGCCATGGACTGGCGTCACAACGCCGTTTGCCGCGAGGAAGACCCCGAGCTCTTCTTCCCCATCGGCAACACCGGTCCTGCGCTGCTGCAGATCGAGGAAGCCAAGGCCGTCTGCCGTCGCTGCCCGGTTATCGAGCAGTGTCTTCAGTGGGCGCTCGAGTCCGGTCAGGACTCCGGCGTCTGGGGTGGTCTCAGCGAGGACGAGCGTCGCGCGATGAAGCGCCGTGCCGCCCGCAACCGGGCCCGTCAGGCCTCCGCCTGACGTACCCACCCCTGCTGACAGCCTGAGCTTGGCGGCGCGTACAGCGAGTACGCATCTCCCGCCCCCGAGCCGCAGCGCGCAGTACCCCCGAGCGCATAGCACGCACGAGCACGAGCCTCGGACCGATCACCGGTCCGAGGCTTTCTGCTGTGCACGGGACCGCTATTTGTGCGCCCGCACCGGGATGTCCAGGATGACCTGCGTACCGCGCTCGGGCGCGGGCACCATGTCGAACGTACCGCCCAACTCCCCCTCCACCAGGGTCCGTACGATCTGGAGGCCGAGGTTGCCCGCGGTGTGCGGATCGAATCCTTCCGGCAGTCCTACGCCGTCGTCCTGGACGGTGACCAGGAGACGGGCCTCCTTGGTGGTGCCGCCGCGGACCGCGGAGACCTCGACGGTTCCGGTCTCGCCCTGACGGAAGCCGTGTTCCAGGGCGTTCTGGAGAACCTCGGTCAGCACCATCGACAGCGGGGTGGCGACCTCCGCGTCCAGGATGCCGAAGCGGCCGGTGCGCCGGCCGGTGACCTTGCCGGGCGAGATCTCGGCGACCATCGCCAGCACCCGGTCGGCGATCTCGTCGAACTCCACCCGCTCGTCCAGGTTCTGGGACAGCGTCTCGTGCACGATCGCGATCGAGCCGACCCGGCGCACCGCCTCTTCGAGGGCCTCCCGGCCGCGGTCGGACTCGATGCGCCGGGCCTGGAGGCGCAGCAGCGCGGCGACCGTCTGGAGGTTGTTCTTCACCCGGTGGTGGATCTCCCGGATGGTGGCGTCCTTGGTGATCAACTCGCGTTCGCGGCGGCGCAGTTCGGTGACGTCGCGGAGCAGGACGAGCGAACCGATGCGGGTGCCCTTGGGCTTGAGCGGGATCGCCCGGAACTGGATCACCCCGTCCTCGGACTCGATCTCGAACTCACGGGGCGCCCAGCCGCTGGCCACCTTGGCGAGCGCCTCGTCCACCGGGCCATGGGTCGGGGCGAGTTCGGCGGTGGCGTTGCCCAGGTGGTGGCCGACCAGGTCGGCGGCGAGGCCGAGGCGGTGGTAGGCGGAGAGGGCGTTCGGGGAGGCGTACTGGACGATGCCGTCCGCGTCGAGCCGGATCAGTCCGTCCCCGACCCGGGGCGAGGCGTCCATGTCGACCTGCTGGTTCGCGAACGGGAAGGACCCGGCCGCGATCATCTGCGCGAGGTCCGAGGCGCTTTGCAGATACGTCAGTTCAAGACGGCTCGGGGTGCGCACGGTCAGCAGGTTGGTGTTGCGCGCGATGACACCGAGGACGCGTCCGTCCCGTCGTACCGGGATCGACTCGACCCGGACCGGGACCTCCTCGCGCCACTCGGGGTCGCCCTCGCGGACGATGCGGCCCTCGTCGAGGGCGGCGTCCAGCATGGGGCGGCGGCCGCGCGGGACGAGATGGCCGACCATGTCGTCCTGGTAGGAGGTGGGGCCGGTGTTGGGCCGCATCTGGGCCACCGACACATACCGGGTGCCGTCGCGGGTGGGGACCCACAGGACGAGGTCGGCGAAGGAGAGGTCGGAGAGCAGCTGCCACTCCGAGACCAGCAGATGGAGCCACTCGAGGTCGGACTCGTCGAGGGCTGTGTGCTGGTGGACCAGTTCGTTCATGGAGGGCACAGGTGCGAGCGTACCTGGGGGTATGTGGACGTCCTAAAACACCCGCGGGCCGCGGCGCCTGGGAGGGACCCTCAACCCTCCCGGCACCGCAGCCCGGAGCAACATCGGCCGTGGGGTGTGCGGTCCCGGTCGGCCGAAGGATGAGGAAACGGGGCAGTCAGGGCAGAGAGCCTCGGTTCCTCGGTCCGTCCTCCTGTGCGGGGAAGACGGAAGTTTCGCGTCCGCGTATCACATGGACTCTTGAACACCATTGTGGACTAGACCACTCGGCGTGTCCATGCGTTGAAGGATGTTCGTTGCAGCCTAACCCTTGTGGGTTGATGTGCGGGGCCAGATGGACAGGGCAATTTCCGCGAGCGCCTCCAACTCCGCACGGCTCGCGCCGTCGCGCGCCTGTAGGGACATCCCTTGAATGATTGCGCCGGTGTGCCGGGCGAGCGCGCCTGCGTCGGTGTCGGCGGGGAGTTCACCTGCGGCGATGTCCGCCCGCACCCGGCTCTCGACGGCGGCGATGGTGGCGTTGCGCCTGTCCCGCAGGGACTCCCCCACCTCCGAGCCGGTGCAATCGGCGGCCGCGTGGACGAAGAGGCAGCCCTGCGGCCGGCCTGGGGTGGTGTAGCGCACGGCGGCCTCGCGCAGGATGCGTCGTACGGCGGAGTGGGCGGTGGGCTCCTCCGCCAGGGCGCGCTCGCCGAAGGCCGCATAGCGCTTGCCGTACTCCACCAGGACCTCGTCGAACAGGGCCCGCTTGTCACCGAAGGCCGCGTACAGGCTCGGGGCGCCGATGCCCATGGTCCGGGTGAGGTCGGAGACGGAGGTCGCCTCGTAGCCGTGCTCCCAGAAGGCCATGATCGCCTTCTCCAGCGCGGTCTCCCGGTCGAAGGAGCGCGGGCGGCCGCGGCGGGCCGGGGTGGAACGGGGGCCTTCGGTGCTCACCATGGAGTGCATTTTATAGCGGGCACTAGAGAAATGGGTCCACCCTGCGCTACGGTCTTTCTGTAGCGACCGATAGAGAATTCAGGGGGTCCGACATGGGCGTGCTCACGGGCAGGACGGCGCTGGTCACGGGGGCGAGCAGGGGGATCGGGCGGGCGGTGGCCGAGCGGCTGGCGCGCGACGGCGCACGGGTTGCCGTGCACTACGGCAGCAGCGAGGCAGCGGCAAAGGAGACGGTCGCCGGGATCGAGGCGGCGGGCGGCAGCGCCTTCGCCATCCGGGCGGAGCTGGGGGTGCCGGGGGACGCGCAGGCCCTCTGGGAGGCCTTCGACCGGCATGCGGACGGCGTGGACATCCTGGTGAACAACGCGGGGGCGGCGACCTTCGCGACCATCGGCGACACGGACGAGGAGCTCTACGACCGGGCCCACGCGCTCAATGCCAGGGCGCCGTTCTTCATCATCCGGCAGGGACTCGGCCGACTGCGCGACGACGGGCGGATCATCAATGTCACGGCGGCCACGGACGCGGGCATACCGGGTATCGCCGCCACCCATATGGCCAAGGGTGCGGTGACGGCGCTGACCCGGTCGCTGGCGGTCGAGCTGGCCGCGCGCGGCATCACCGCCAACTCGGTCGCGCCCGGATTCATCGACACCGACCTCACGAGCGCGGTGCTGGCCGACCCTGGGATGCGAGCGCACGCCGAGTCGGTGTCGGTGTTCCGGCGGGTGGGTACGGCCGCCGAGGTCGCCGATGTGGTGGCATTCCTGGCCTCACCCGACTCCCGCTGGGTGACCGGGCAGCACATGGACGCGACGGGAGGTTCCCTGCTGAGCCTGCAATAGCCGCCTAGCCTGCCCTTGCGGAGGCCCGCGTTCGCCTGGGAGCGAGGGCCCTCCTCTGTTAGATTGGTCTAAACCACATAGCCCTCTCGGGTACCGGTTGAGTCCCCTCTTCAGATCGGCAGGCCCAGCGTGGAAGTTGTCATCGTTCCGGACGCCAAGTCGGGTGGCGAGCTCATCGCCGAGGCCATGGCGCAGCTCCTGCGGCGCAAGCCTGAGGCCCTGCTCGGGGTGGCCACCGGCTCGACGCCGCTGCCCATCTACCAGGCGCTGACGGCCAAGGTGCGCTCCGGTGCCGTGGACACCTCGCGGGCGCGGATCGCCCAGCTCGACGAGTACGTGGGGCTGCCGGCCGAGCATCCGGAGTCGTACCGCTCGGTGCTGCGGCGTGAGGTGCTGGAGCCGCTCGGGATCGGGATGGACGCGTTCATGGGCCCGGACGGTACGGCCGAGGACGTCCAGGCGGCGTGCGAGGCGTACGACGCGGCGCTGGCCGGGGCCGGGGGCGTGGACCTTCAGTTGCTGGGGATCGGGACCGACGGGCACATCGGGTTCAACGAGCCGTGTTCCTCGCTGGCCTCGCGGACCCGGATCAAGACGCTCACGGAGCAGACGCGGGTGGACAACGCGCGCTTCTTCGACGGGGACATCTCGCAGGTGCCGCACCATGTGATCACTCAGGGGATCGGCACGATCCTGGAGGCTCGGCATCTGGTGCTGCTCGCCACGGGGTTGGGCAAGGCTGATGCCGTTGCGGCGACCGTTGAGGGGCCTGTTGCTGCGGTGTGTCCTGCATCGGCGTTGCAGTTGCATCCGCA from Streptomyces davaonensis JCM 4913 encodes the following:
- a CDS encoding RNA polymerase sigma factor SigF, which gives rise to MRDGDGPVRDEERGTRELPAENAGDAVAPGGSRHLADGVDGIPEQARPHPEDNAATARAGVPDSAVQDSPHQRQIGGTPGRAETRARQRATGGTMSEHQRDDDQAVPATQHEAPDREPQDRSGARAMFVELRELKDGSPEYAELRNQLVRMHLPLVEHLARRFRNRGEPLDDLTQVATIGLIKSVDRFDPDRGVEFSTYATPTVVGEIKRHFRDKGWAVRVPRRLQELRLALTTATAELSQQHGRSPTVHELAEKLAISEEEVLEGLESANAYSTLSLDVPDTDDESPAVADTLGAEDEALEGVEYRESLKPLLEDLPPREKRILLLRFFGNMTQSQIAQEVGISQMHVSRLLARTLAQLREKLLVEE
- a CDS encoding diacylglycerol/lipid kinase family protein; translation: MRALLVVNPAATTTSARTRDVLIHALASEMKLEAVTTEYRGHARDLGRQAAESQNIDLVVALGGDGTVNEVVNGLLHAGPDPERLPRLAVVPGGSTNVFARALGLPNEPVEATGVLLDALSESRERTVGMGIAAGTPGTEDEGVPERWFTFCAGLGFDAGVVGRVEQQRERGRKSTHALYMRQALRQFLQEPHRRHGTITLERPGAEPVTDLVLSIVCNTAPWTYLGNRPVYAAPKASFDTGLDVLGLSRMSTVAVARYATQLLTSSPERGPQGKHAASLHDLDQFTLHSKVPLPLQMDGDHLGLRTSVTFTGVRRALRVIV
- a CDS encoding WhiB family transcriptional regulator, with product MDWRHNAVCREEDPELFFPIGNTGPALLQIEEAKAVCRRCPVIEQCLQWALESGQDSGVWGGLSEDERRAMKRRAARNRARQASA
- a CDS encoding sensor histidine kinase, translated to MNELVHQHTALDESDLEWLHLLVSEWQLLSDLSFADLVLWVPTRDGTRYVSVAQMRPNTGPTSYQDDMVGHLVPRGRRPMLDAALDEGRIVREGDPEWREEVPVRVESIPVRRDGRVLGVIARNTNLLTVRTPSRLELTYLQSASDLAQMIAAGSFPFANQQVDMDASPRVGDGLIRLDADGIVQYASPNALSAYHRLGLAADLVGHHLGNATAELAPTHGPVDEALAKVASGWAPREFEIESEDGVIQFRAIPLKPKGTRIGSLVLLRDVTELRRRERELITKDATIREIHHRVKNNLQTVAALLRLQARRIESDRGREALEEAVRRVGSIAIVHETLSQNLDERVEFDEIADRVLAMVAEISPGKVTGRRTGRFGILDAEVATPLSMVLTEVLQNALEHGFRQGETGTVEVSAVRGGTTKEARLLVTVQDDGVGLPEGFDPHTAGNLGLQIVRTLVEGELGGTFDMVPAPERGTQVILDIPVRAHK
- a CDS encoding TetR/AcrR family transcriptional regulator is translated as MHSMVSTEGPRSTPARRGRPRSFDRETALEKAIMAFWEHGYEATSVSDLTRTMGIGAPSLYAAFGDKRALFDEVLVEYGKRYAAFGERALAEEPTAHSAVRRILREAAVRYTTPGRPQGCLFVHAAADCTGSEVGESLRDRRNATIAAVESRVRADIAAGELPADTDAGALARHTGAIIQGMSLQARDGASRAELEALAEIALSIWPRTSTHKG
- a CDS encoding SDR family oxidoreductase, with the translated sequence MGVLTGRTALVTGASRGIGRAVAERLARDGARVAVHYGSSEAAAKETVAGIEAAGGSAFAIRAELGVPGDAQALWEAFDRHADGVDILVNNAGAATFATIGDTDEELYDRAHALNARAPFFIIRQGLGRLRDDGRIINVTAATDAGIPGIAATHMAKGAVTALTRSLAVELAARGITANSVAPGFIDTDLTSAVLADPGMRAHAESVSVFRRVGTAAEVADVVAFLASPDSRWVTGQHMDATGGSLLSLQ
- the nagB gene encoding glucosamine-6-phosphate deaminase, with translation MEVVIVPDAKSGGELIAEAMAQLLRRKPEALLGVATGSTPLPIYQALTAKVRSGAVDTSRARIAQLDEYVGLPAEHPESYRSVLRREVLEPLGIGMDAFMGPDGTAEDVQAACEAYDAALAGAGGVDLQLLGIGTDGHIGFNEPCSSLASRTRIKTLTEQTRVDNARFFDGDISQVPHHVITQGIGTILEARHLVLLATGLGKADAVAATVEGPVAAVCPASALQLHPHATVVVDEGAASKLKLADYFRHTYVNKPEWQGI